The following proteins are co-located in the Chryseobacterium daecheongense genome:
- a CDS encoding DUF1543 domain-containing protein, producing MKLFYVILGATPPGRNIEQHDVFFGIAESLKDLVPDMKDFWKEADGKIHLDCHQEVRFADGYEVKIVEKTDQVSENQLFFINLGGYKRGHFEEFHEQHLMVGTSMGEIIKRVKETEFYKTMGFEGAVSHVDDKHGVDIDDIFNVNDILPQKMKEKYTIVLEKSDAENQENPIGLGYLKIDKV from the coding sequence ATGAAATTATTCTACGTGATCCTAGGTGCCACTCCTCCAGGCAGGAATATCGAACAGCACGATGTGTTTTTTGGAATTGCTGAAAGTTTAAAGGATCTGGTTCCGGATATGAAAGACTTCTGGAAAGAGGCTGATGGTAAAATCCACCTGGACTGCCATCAGGAGGTAAGATTTGCAGATGGATATGAAGTGAAAATTGTTGAAAAAACAGATCAGGTTTCTGAAAACCAGCTATTCTTTATCAATTTAGGAGGCTATAAGAGGGGACATTTTGAAGAATTCCATGAGCAACATCTGATGGTTGGAACATCCATGGGAGAAATTATAAAGAGAGTGAAGGAAACGGAATTTTACAAAACAATGGGATTCGAAGGAGCTGTAAGCCATGTTGACGATAAGCACGGTGTGGATATCGATGATATTTTTAACGTTAATGATATCCTTCCTCAAAAAATGAAAGAGAAATACACCATTGTTTTAGAAAAATCTGATGCGGAAAATCAGGAAAATCCAATAGGTCTCGGATATCTTAAAATAGATAAAGTATAA
- a CDS encoding VOC family protein translates to MKIHHIAIIGSNYQVSRKFYTEILGLNVIREVYREERQSYKLDLAIGDHYVIELFSFPDPPARPSRPEACGLRHLAFSVENVGAKRQELMEKGLECEEIRIDEFTGKEFFFTQDPDQLPLEFYEM, encoded by the coding sequence ATGAAAATTCACCATATCGCCATTATAGGCTCCAATTATCAAGTTTCTAGAAAGTTTTACACAGAGATTTTAGGTTTGAATGTGATCCGTGAAGTATACCGTGAAGAAAGGCAATCTTATAAGCTGGACCTTGCTATCGGAGATCATTATGTGATAGAACTTTTTTCATTCCCTGATCCTCCCGCAAGACCTTCCCGTCCCGAAGCGTGCGGATTAAGGCATCTTGCATTTTCCGTTGAAAATGTTGGCGCAAAGCGGCAGGAACTTATGGAAAAGGGACTGGAATGTGAGGAGATAAGGATCGACGAATTTACCGGTAAAGAGTTTTTCTTTACACAAGATCCGGATCAGCTTCCTTTGGAGTTTTATGAAATGTAA
- a CDS encoding 5-(carboxyamino)imidazole ribonucleotide synthase — protein MKIGILGGGQLGRMLIQSALKYDDEFYTLDPASDAPCSTISNFTQGNFNDYETVLNFGKNKDVVTIEIEHVNADALAELENQGIKVVPNSAIIKTIQQKILQKEFYKAHDIPSPEFQAVWNSDEKITMTLPFVQKMNTGGYDGKGVQVIKNEEDLQNLWKEPSVIEKLVDIDKELSVIVARNEKGETKTFPVTEMVADPKLNLLDFNICPVFLHENTQKQIDVITEKFLNAINSPGLFAIELFLDKAGKVWVNETAPRLHNSGHQSQEGNANSQFEQMYRVVKNLPLADTESLGYSGMLNLVGAEGYSGKVIYEGMEEVLKLPKTYVHLYGKTETKPGRKMGHINVLADSKEELMEKLIKVKAMVRVIA, from the coding sequence ATGAAAATAGGAATTTTAGGAGGTGGTCAGCTGGGAAGAATGCTGATACAGAGCGCATTGAAATATGATGATGAATTTTATACGCTGGATCCTGCCTCTGATGCTCCCTGCAGTACTATTTCAAATTTTACACAGGGAAATTTCAATGACTATGAAACAGTCCTGAACTTTGGAAAAAATAAAGATGTTGTAACAATAGAGATCGAGCATGTAAATGCTGATGCCCTGGCAGAACTTGAAAACCAGGGGATCAAAGTTGTTCCGAATTCTGCAATCATTAAAACCATTCAGCAGAAGATTCTTCAGAAGGAATTCTATAAGGCTCATGATATCCCAAGCCCTGAATTTCAGGCTGTCTGGAATAGTGATGAAAAAATTACAATGACACTTCCTTTTGTACAAAAGATGAATACAGGCGGATATGATGGAAAAGGTGTTCAGGTAATTAAAAATGAAGAAGATCTTCAAAATTTATGGAAGGAGCCTTCTGTGATCGAAAAGCTTGTTGATATCGATAAAGAATTGTCTGTGATTGTTGCAAGAAATGAAAAAGGGGAGACCAAGACTTTTCCCGTTACAGAAATGGTGGCTGATCCTAAGTTAAATTTATTAGATTTTAATATTTGTCCGGTTTTTTTACACGAAAACACCCAAAAGCAAATTGATGTAATTACGGAAAAGTTTCTGAATGCAATAAACTCTCCCGGGCTTTTTGCCATAGAACTGTTTTTGGATAAGGCTGGAAAAGTATGGGTAAATGAGACTGCGCCGAGACTTCATAACTCAGGGCACCAAAGCCAGGAAGGAAACGCGAATTCACAATTTGAGCAAATGTACCGTGTCGTTAAGAACCTTCCATTAGCGGATACGGAAAGTCTAGGTTATAGTGGAATGCTTAACCTTGTAGGAGCAGAAGGATATTCAGGAAAAGTAATTTATGAAGGAATGGAAGAAGTCCTGAAATTGCCTAAAACTTATGTTCACTTATATGGAAAAACGGAAACCAAACCGGGAAGGAAAATGGGGCACATTAATGTGCTGGCTGACTCCAAAGAAGAATTGATGGAAAAGCTCATCAAAGTAAAGGCTATGGTAAGAGTAATAGCTTAA
- a CDS encoding sulfite exporter TauE/SafE family protein has protein sequence MSEIIILFLGAISAGLLGSLTGLGGGVIIIPLLTLGFGVPMHYAIGASLISVVGTSSGAAVAFVKEGFTNMRIGMFLEIATTAGAIAGALVSGILNPNTIGIIFASILLLTVILNLKGKPDHQEPLIKGSLEDKLKLYGTFPDKGVIKKYSARNTIPGFFMMMFAGAMSGLLGIGSGALKVLAMDNMMKLPFKVSTTTSNFMIGVTAVASSLIYFQRGEIIPVIVAPVLVGVVVGSFIGSKTLMVSKTKKLKVFFAIVITILSIYMMYNGINQSFR, from the coding sequence ATGTCAGAAATCATTATTCTCTTCCTTGGAGCAATCTCAGCAGGCCTATTGGGCTCACTTACAGGTTTAGGAGGAGGAGTTATCATTATCCCTTTATTGACGCTGGGTTTTGGCGTCCCTATGCATTACGCAATCGGAGCTTCCTTAATATCTGTGGTGGGTACATCTTCCGGTGCCGCCGTAGCTTTTGTTAAAGAAGGATTTACCAATATGAGAATCGGAATGTTTCTGGAAATAGCAACTACAGCAGGTGCTATTGCCGGAGCTCTTGTTTCCGGAATTCTGAACCCAAATACCATCGGGATTATTTTTGCCAGTATTCTTCTCCTTACCGTAATTTTAAATCTTAAAGGAAAACCCGACCACCAGGAACCCCTGATCAAGGGAAGTTTAGAAGATAAACTTAAATTGTACGGAACCTTTCCGGATAAAGGAGTCATTAAAAAATATTCTGCGCGAAACACCATTCCTGGATTCTTTATGATGATGTTTGCCGGAGCAATGTCTGGTCTTTTAGGAATCGGTTCAGGTGCATTGAAAGTATTGGCAATGGATAATATGATGAAGTTGCCTTTTAAAGTTTCTACAACCACGAGTAATTTTATGATCGGTGTTACGGCTGTCGCAAGTTCCCTCATCTATTTTCAAAGAGGAGAAATTATCCCGGTAATTGTAGCTCCTGTTTTGGTAGGGGTTGTGGTAGGAAGCTTCATTGGGTCTAAAACATTGATGGTTTCAAAAACTAAAAAACTGAAGGTATTTTTTGCTATTGTAATTACAATCCTTTCAATCTATATGATGTATAACGGTATAAATCAAAGTTTCCGATGA
- a CDS encoding DUF308 domain-containing protein, translating into MPNLLKSFRNSVKHWYIPLILGILFIGCGVYVFSSPLETYLTLSLLFSVSFIVSGIFDIFFSINNAKVLNGWGLYLVTGLLSFIMGVYLVSYPQISMTILPFIVGFTVMFRSFQLLGISFDLKDAHVLRWGNLAIFSILGIILSFMLLANPIFSGMSLVVLTGLSFIFVGVASVILAFDLKKIKDYPSKLGSELKDKIENLHNELNDKMR; encoded by the coding sequence ATGCCAAATCTATTAAAATCATTCAGAAACTCTGTAAAGCACTGGTATATCCCGCTTATACTAGGAATCCTTTTTATTGGATGTGGAGTATATGTATTTTCATCTCCCCTTGAAACCTATCTGACATTATCTCTTCTTTTTAGTGTCTCTTTTATCGTCTCGGGGATCTTCGATATCTTTTTCTCGATCAATAACGCGAAAGTATTAAATGGATGGGGCTTATATCTGGTAACGGGACTACTTTCCTTTATTATGGGAGTCTATCTGGTTTCTTATCCTCAGATTTCAATGACCATTCTACCATTTATTGTAGGATTTACAGTGATGTTCCGTTCTTTCCAATTACTGGGTATCTCATTTGATTTGAAAGACGCCCATGTACTAAGATGGGGTAATCTTGCAATATTCAGTATCCTCGGAATTATCCTGTCGTTTATGCTTTTGGCTAATCCTATATTTTCAGGAATGTCTCTTGTAGTCCTTACCGGTTTATCATTTATTTTCGTAGGAGTAGCTTCTGTCATCTTAGCCTTTGATCTGAAGAAAATAAAGGATTATCCTTCAAAACTGGGTAGTGAGCTCAAGGATAAAATAGAAAATCTTCATAATGAACTCAATGATAAAATGAGATAA
- a CDS encoding DUF1634 domain-containing protein: protein MRKNFTDVDLNRSVGNLLRLGVILSVAISIIGFVKLFLEGFKMPKNYSLLETGSSSEKVWGQFWESLCKGEGMAIIQLGILVLIFTPLMRIVFALIGYLKEKDYIYVIISSIVLAIMAISFFTGYAH from the coding sequence ATGAGAAAAAATTTCACAGACGTTGATTTGAACCGCTCCGTAGGAAATCTCCTGAGACTTGGAGTGATTTTGTCCGTAGCTATATCCATTATTGGCTTTGTAAAGCTGTTTCTGGAAGGTTTTAAAATGCCCAAAAACTATTCCTTACTGGAGACCGGTTCTTCGTCGGAAAAAGTATGGGGCCAGTTTTGGGAATCTCTCTGCAAAGGTGAAGGAATGGCCATCATTCAACTGGGAATCTTGGTTCTTATTTTCACTCCTTTAATGCGAATTGTTTTTGCATTAATAGGATACCTGAAAGAAAAAGATTACATCTACGTCATCATATCCTCAATTGTTTTAGCCATTATGGCAATCAGCTTTTTTACGGGATACGCACATTAG